A single Apodemus sylvaticus chromosome 20, mApoSyl1.1, whole genome shotgun sequence DNA region contains:
- the Suox gene encoding sulfite oxidase, mitochondrial, with translation MLLRLYRSVVVGLPQAVRVKSTPLRLCVQACSTNDSVKPQHPSLDFSDDNSRTRGWKVMGSLLGLGVVLAYHEHQCRASQESPRMYSKEDVRSHNSPETGVWVTLGSEVFDVTKFVELHPGGPSKLMLAAGGPLEPFWSLYAFHNQPHVRELLAEYKIGELNPEDSTPPSLEASDPYANDPMRHPALRINSQRPFNAEPPPELLTESYITPNPIFFTRNHLPVPNVDPVTYRLHIVGAPGGQSLSLSLDDLRKFPKHEVTVTLQCAGNRRSEMSKVKEVKGLEWRTGAISTARWAGARLCDVLAQAGHRVCETEAHVCFEGLDSDPTGTAYGASIPLARAMNPEAEVLLAYEMNGQPLPRDHGFPVRVVVPGVVGARNVKWLGRVSVESEESYSHWQRRDYKGFSPSVDWDTVDFDLAPSIQELPVQSAITQPQDGATVESGEVTIKGYAWSGGGRAVIRVDVSLDGGLTWQEAELEGEEQLPRKAWAWRIWQLKTQVSEEQKELNIVCKAVDDSYNVQPDTVAPIWNLRGVLSNAWHRVRVQVVP, from the exons ATGCTGCTGCGGCTGTACCGATCGGTGGTTGTGGGACTTCCACAGGCCGTCAG AGTCAAGTCAACCCCCTTGAGGCTCTGCGTTCAAGCATGCTCCACAAATGATTCAGTTAAGCCCCAGCATCCCAGCCTCGACTTTTCTGATGATAACTCAAGGACTCGGGGATGGAAAGTCATGGGGTCCCTGCTAGGCCTTGGTGTGGTGCTGGCCTATCATGAGCATCAGTGTAGG GCTTCTCAGGAGTCACCACGAATGTACTCTAAAGAGGATGTGCGTTCTCACAACAGCCCTGAAACTGGAGTCTGGGTAACTCTAGGCTCTGAGGTCTTCGATGTCACAAAATTTGTGGAACTGCATCCAGGAGGACCATCAAAACTGATGCTAGCAGCTGGAGGTCCCTTAGAACCCTTCTGGTCCCTCTATGCTTTCCACAACCAGCCCCATGTACGTGAGTTACTGGCTGAGTATAAGATTGGGGAACTGAACCCCGAAGATAGCACGCCCCCCTCTTTGGAAGCCTCTGACCCTTATGCTAATGATCCTATGCGCCATCCGGCCCTGCGGATTAATAGCCAGCGCCCCTTTAATGCGGAGCCCCCCCCTGAACTGCTAACAGAAAGCTACATCACACCAAACCCCATTTTCTTCACCCGGAACCATCTGCCCGTACCTAACGTGGACCCAGTCACCTATCGCTTGCACATAGTAGGGGCACCTGGAGGTcagtcactgtctctgtctttggaTGATTTGCGGAAGTTTCCCAAACACGAGGTCACTGTCACTCTGCAGTGTGCTGGTAACCGGCGCTCTGAAATGAGTAAGGTCAAGGAGGTGAAAGGTCTGGAGTGGAGAACAGGGGCCATCAGCACGGCACGCTGGGCCGGCGCACGGCTCTGCGATGTGTTGGCCCAGGCTGGTCACCGAGTCTGTGAAACTGAGGCCCATGTCTGTTTTGAAGGACTGGATTCAGACCCCACTGGAACTGCCTATGGGGCATCTATCCCTCTGGCTCGGGCCATGAATCCTGAAGCTGAGGTCCTCCTGGCTTATGAAATGAATGGTCAGCCTCTGCCTCGTGACCATGGCTTCCCTGTCCGGGTGGTGGTTCCGGGTGTGGTAGGTGCCCGCAATGTCAAATGGCTGGGTAGAGTGAGTGTGGAGTCAGAGGAAAGCTATAGTCACTGGCAGAGGCGGGATTACAAAGGCTTTTCTCCGTCTGTGGACTGGGACACGGTAGACTTTGATCTCGCTCCATCAATTCAGGAACTACCTGTCCAGTCAGCTATCACACAACCTCAAGATGGGGCCACTGTAGAGTCAGGAGAGGTGACTATCAAGGGCTACGCGTGGAGTGGTGGTGGCAGGGCCGTGATTCGGGTGGATGTCTCCCTGGATGGTGGGCTGACCTGGCAGGAAGCTGAGCTAGAGGGAGAGGAGCAGCTTCCCAGGAAGGCCTGGGCTTGGCGGATATGGCAGTTGAAAACTCAGGTGTCAGAAGAGCAAAAGGAACTGAACATAGTTTGCAAAGCTGTAGATGACAGTTACAATGTGCAGCCAGACACCGTAGCCCCA